The Methylomusa anaerophila genome has a segment encoding these proteins:
- a CDS encoding ATP-grasp domain-containing protein: protein MAHILMVESWVGASGNLLPPLLKSLGHTYTFVTRKPEHYKSALNTEKHAVFQYADSVLVTETNDLSGLIEFLKPYQFDGIITVCDYYIEIVKEIAKTFNLPCPFPDKVKTVRQKHLLRQALDRAGLANPQYRLAHSWAEVEKAANEIGYPLVIKPVDLASSAFVRFIRNVEELQDAYHALEAFPYNFRDQERDCTYLLEEYMRGEEVSIESVSYNGETTILGITDKSITGSPYFIESGHMFPAPLNDKTRSMVTEFVWDVLKAVGFDHGIAHTEVKITAEGPRVVEINPRTAGNYIVELIERVTGINLLHAFIDLSLGIKPAISAKDSGITSAAIMFLVPPQGGRITEIQGGESLATDEHIARYKIENCVGKNIDSPIDNACYLGHIIAQDAEGLNARFYAEEALKRIVFNFNDKG, encoded by the coding sequence ATGGCGCATATTTTAATGGTCGAAAGCTGGGTTGGAGCAAGTGGCAATCTGCTGCCTCCCCTCTTAAAGTCTTTAGGGCACACCTATACCTTTGTAACTCGTAAACCTGAACATTATAAGAGTGCACTCAATACTGAAAAACATGCAGTTTTTCAGTATGCCGACTCAGTTCTGGTAACAGAAACAAATGATCTTTCAGGCTTAATTGAATTCTTAAAACCATATCAGTTTGACGGTATAATTACGGTCTGTGATTACTACATTGAAATCGTAAAAGAAATAGCCAAAACCTTTAACCTCCCTTGTCCTTTCCCGGACAAAGTAAAAACAGTACGGCAAAAGCATCTTCTGCGTCAGGCGCTTGACAGAGCCGGCCTTGCAAATCCGCAATATCGTCTTGCCCATAGTTGGGCTGAAGTAGAAAAAGCTGCAAATGAGATTGGCTATCCGTTAGTTATAAAGCCTGTGGACCTTGCATCCAGCGCATTTGTACGCTTCATTCGAAATGTTGAGGAATTACAGGATGCTTACCATGCTCTTGAAGCCTTCCCCTATAATTTCAGAGATCAGGAAAGAGACTGCACCTATCTCCTGGAAGAGTATATGCGCGGAGAGGAGGTTAGCATTGAAAGCGTCTCCTATAATGGAGAGACAACAATATTGGGCATTACGGATAAATCGATTACCGGGTCACCCTATTTTATTGAAAGTGGTCACATGTTCCCGGCACCGTTGAACGATAAAACCCGTTCTATGGTTACGGAATTTGTTTGGGACGTGCTGAAAGCAGTAGGCTTCGACCATGGAATTGCTCATACAGAAGTAAAGATTACTGCTGAGGGTCCTCGGGTCGTAGAAATCAATCCAAGAACTGCCGGCAACTACATTGTAGAACTTATCGAACGAGTTACCGGTATTAATTTACTCCATGCATTTATTGATCTCTCTTTGGGCATTAAACCTGCAATTTCCGCAAAAGACAGCGGTATTACCAGTGCGGCTATTATGTTTCTTGTTCCCCCCCAGGGCGGAAGAATTACTGAGATTCAGGGGGGTGAATCGCTCGCGACAGATGAACATATCGCCCGCTATAAGATTGAAAACTGCGTAGGTAAGAATATCGATTCTCCCATTGATAACGCCTGCTATTTGGGTCACATTATTGCCCAAGATGCTGAGGGATTAAATGCCAGATTTTATGCGGAAGAAGCTCTCAAGCGCATTGTTTTTAATTTTAATGATAAGGGATAG
- a CDS encoding ATP-binding cassette domain-containing protein, giving the protein MPAAQPLLELRGVSKHFHGGGIFKQGRKVQAAKAVSLTLGAGECLGLVGESGSGKSTLGRIILGIERPETGEVLFQGVNLYGKDKAAVRAVRRDLQVVFQDCFSSVNPRLTAGESIAEPLKNFARLSQREERRTVGELLELVGLKAGDAAKYPHQFSGGQLQRVCIARAISLRPKLIVLDEAVSSLDVLVQTQILALLSDLREELTMSYVFISHDLAAVARLSDRLAVMSAGEIVERLEDMADIQCLTHPVSLALLAAVLPAQPVSCFEQHSTVDNFAAAASPVQ; this is encoded by the coding sequence ATGCCGGCAGCGCAACCGCTTCTTGAATTACGGGGAGTCAGCAAACACTTTCACGGCGGCGGTATTTTCAAACAGGGCAGGAAGGTGCAGGCCGCCAAAGCGGTATCTCTTACACTGGGAGCCGGAGAATGCCTGGGACTTGTCGGCGAAAGCGGTTCAGGCAAGAGTACCCTGGGCCGGATTATTCTTGGCATCGAGAGGCCGGAAACCGGTGAGGTGCTTTTTCAGGGTGTCAATTTGTATGGTAAGGATAAAGCCGCTGTCCGGGCGGTCCGGCGCGACCTGCAGGTAGTGTTTCAGGACTGCTTCAGCTCGGTCAATCCCCGCCTGACGGCCGGGGAGAGTATTGCCGAACCGCTAAAGAATTTTGCCCGGTTAAGCCAGCGGGAGGAGCGGCGGACGGTGGGTGAACTGCTGGAACTGGTGGGGCTGAAGGCCGGCGATGCCGCCAAATACCCGCATCAGTTCAGCGGCGGACAATTGCAGCGGGTGTGTATCGCCCGGGCCATTTCCCTGCGCCCCAAGCTGATTGTCCTGGATGAAGCGGTCAGCAGCCTGGATGTACTGGTGCAGACCCAGATTCTGGCTTTACTGTCCGACTTACGGGAAGAACTTACCATGTCCTATGTTTTTATTTCCCACGATCTGGCGGCGGTAGCCCGTCTGTCCGACCGGCTGGCCGTCATGTCTGCCGGTGAGATTGTGGAAAGGCTTGAGGATATGGCTGACATTCAGTGTCTTACCCATCCGGTGTCGCTGGCATTGTTAGCGGCCGTACTGCCGGCTCAGCCGGTGAGTTGTTTTGAGCAGCACTCAACGGTGGATAATTTTGCTGCGGCGGCGTCCCCCGTTCAGTAG
- a CDS encoding ABC transporter ATP-binding protein, whose translation MKKQPLLAVEGLEIVIRRKEQVVPVVRNLSFQIDKGAVFGLVGESGCGKTMTCLAVLNLLPAGIMQTGGQIQINGKSLGSLSSAEWRQLRGDRIALIMQNPMSAFDAICTIGDHFIETLLAHGKTDTKVARATAIEYLTRVGLPDAGLLLRQYPFELSGGMLQRVIIAIALAQKPDLIIADEPTTALDATSQVQILDLLAGVRRDFGTSILLISHDLAVIARLADEVAVMCDGQIVEQAPAGELFTAPQHAYTKLLLKARSGLNLRCERRVVHAGSATAS comes from the coding sequence ATGAAAAAGCAGCCGCTGCTGGCGGTGGAAGGTCTGGAGATAGTCATCAGACGAAAAGAACAGGTGGTTCCTGTAGTACGGAACCTTAGCTTTCAAATCGATAAAGGGGCGGTATTTGGGCTGGTAGGCGAAAGCGGTTGCGGTAAAACCATGACCTGCCTGGCCGTTTTAAATCTTTTGCCGGCAGGTATTATGCAAACAGGCGGGCAGATTCAGATAAATGGGAAAAGCTTAGGCAGCCTTTCATCCGCCGAGTGGCGGCAGCTGCGCGGGGACAGAATTGCGCTCATTATGCAGAATCCCATGAGTGCCTTTGATGCCATTTGCACCATTGGCGATCATTTTATTGAGACTTTGCTGGCCCATGGCAAAACAGACACTAAGGTTGCCAGGGCAACGGCGATAGAATATCTGACGCGAGTGGGCCTGCCGGATGCCGGTCTGTTGCTGCGCCAGTATCCGTTCGAATTAAGCGGCGGCATGCTGCAGCGGGTTATTATTGCCATCGCCCTGGCGCAAAAACCCGATCTGATCATTGCCGACGAACCGACTACCGCTCTGGATGCCACTTCGCAGGTGCAGATTCTTGATCTCCTGGCCGGGGTGCGGCGGGACTTTGGCACAAGCATCCTGCTTATTTCCCATGACCTTGCGGTGATTGCCCGTCTGGCTGATGAAGTGGCCGTTATGTGCGACGGCCAGATCGTTGAACAGGCACCGGCGGGGGAATTATTTACGGCACCGCAGCACGCTTACACCAAACTGCTGCTGAAGGCGCGCAGCGGCTTGAACTTACGATGCGAACGGAGGGTGGTACATGCCGGCAGCGCAACCGCTTCTTGA
- the nikC gene encoding nickel ABC transporter permease subunit NikC has product MAATFMQNLTGRRTLVAVGLLVILVNILLAVLAPVLAPHDPNDVSLERKLMPPDGSYLLGTDHLGRCILSRLIHGARVSLGAALAVMSATLAISTVVGAAAGFAGGRVDAVIMRLCDIFLAFPSLILALALVGVMGPGLTNVVLAMALSQWAWYARMIRGMVLSLKERNYVLAAKVAGTGQAVIIARHILPNILPQIAVLATLDVGWVILHIAGMSFLGLGIQPPTPEWGAMINDGRQFLRGYPSLMAYPGFMILSVVMAFNLLGDALRDMVDPKGKC; this is encoded by the coding sequence ATGGCCGCAACTTTTATGCAAAACCTGACGGGCAGGCGCACACTGGTGGCGGTAGGTCTGCTGGTTATTCTGGTTAATATCTTATTGGCTGTTTTGGCGCCGGTTTTGGCGCCGCATGATCCCAATGATGTCTCTTTGGAACGAAAATTAATGCCGCCGGACGGCAGCTATCTCTTGGGAACCGACCATCTTGGCCGCTGTATTTTGTCCCGCCTCATTCATGGGGCCAGAGTCTCCCTGGGTGCGGCTTTGGCCGTTATGTCGGCAACGCTGGCTATTAGTACTGTGGTGGGAGCGGCGGCCGGTTTCGCCGGCGGCAGGGTGGATGCTGTTATTATGCGGCTCTGTGATATATTTTTGGCTTTCCCCAGTCTTATCCTGGCGCTGGCATTAGTGGGAGTTATGGGACCGGGGCTGACGAATGTGGTGTTGGCCATGGCTCTTTCCCAATGGGCCTGGTATGCCCGTATGATCCGGGGGATGGTGCTTAGCCTGAAGGAAAGAAACTATGTCCTGGCGGCCAAGGTGGCCGGAACCGGACAAGCCGTCATTATTGCCAGACACATTTTACCCAACATTCTGCCGCAGATTGCCGTGTTGGCCACACTGGACGTCGGCTGGGTTATCCTGCATATTGCCGGTATGTCTTTCTTAGGCCTGGGGATTCAGCCGCCTACACCCGAGTGGGGCGCCATGATTAATGACGGCCGCCAGTTCTTGCGGGGCTATCCCTCGCTGATGGCTTATCCCGGTTTTATGATCTTAAGTGTAGTGATGGCTTTTAATCTGTTGGGAGATGCCCTGAGGGACATGGTTGACCCCAAGGGGAAATGCTAA
- the nikB gene encoding nickel ABC transporter permease subunit NikB, with amino-acid sequence MLGYIVKRLLSLIPVLVGISLITFLILRLTPGDPAEAYLRLSQIPPTQSAVAAVRAELGLDRPLPVQYWDWLIKALTLDFGRSYATHRPVWDEMMFLLPATAQLAAVSLVITLVLSIPMGIFSALHKDGWFDNFCRLLAFTSAAMPNFWLGFMLMYFFALKLDLLPTLGRGSWAHFILPALTLSFSYIATYIRLLRTSMLENLDQPFVLYARARGLRERWIIGRHVLKNAMLPVVTALGMSIGHLLSGSVIVESVFSWPGVGRFCVSAILSRDYPVVQCFVLIMAVVFVIANLLVDIAYAWLDPRIRLKGESA; translated from the coding sequence ATGCTTGGTTATATTGTCAAACGACTGCTCAGCCTGATACCTGTACTGGTGGGCATTTCGCTCATTACTTTTCTCATCTTGCGCCTTACGCCGGGCGACCCGGCGGAGGCGTATTTGCGATTGTCGCAGATACCGCCGACTCAAAGCGCAGTGGCGGCGGTCAGGGCGGAACTTGGCCTTGACCGCCCGCTGCCTGTTCAGTACTGGGATTGGCTGATAAAGGCGCTAACCCTTGATTTCGGCAGGTCGTATGCCACCCACCGGCCAGTGTGGGATGAAATGATGTTTTTGCTGCCGGCCACGGCGCAGCTGGCCGCTGTTTCCCTGGTTATCACCCTGGTACTCAGTATCCCCATGGGGATTTTTTCCGCCCTCCATAAAGACGGCTGGTTTGATAATTTTTGTCGTTTGCTGGCTTTTACCAGCGCCGCTATGCCTAATTTTTGGCTGGGGTTTATGCTGATGTATTTTTTTGCCCTGAAACTTGACCTGCTGCCTACTCTGGGGCGAGGGTCCTGGGCCCATTTTATTTTGCCGGCGCTAACCCTGTCCTTTAGCTATATTGCCACGTATATCCGCCTGCTGCGGACCAGTATGCTGGAGAATCTTGATCAGCCGTTCGTTCTGTACGCCAGAGCCAGAGGTTTAAGAGAACGCTGGATTATCGGCCGGCATGTGCTGAAAAATGCCATGCTGCCGGTCGTGACGGCGCTGGGAATGAGTATCGGGCATTTATTGTCCGGGTCGGTTATCGTGGAAAGCGTATTCTCCTGGCCGGGGGTTGGCCGGTTTTGCGTGTCGGCTATTTTGAGCCGGGATTATCCGGTAGTACAATGTTTTGTGCTTATCATGGCTGTCGTGTTTGTTATCGCCAATCTGCTTGTGGATATTGCCTATGCGTGGCTTGACCCGCGGATTCGCCTGAAAGGGGAATCCGCATGA
- the nikA gene encoding nickel ABC transporter substrate-binding protein: protein MTVKVKQFHRFKKYAALLIALVLLVTLAAGCGSQSSQSPAKEKVLNFSWAKDIGPLNPHMYNPNQMFAQALVYEPLVQYSADGKIIPWLAESWTISPDGKEYIFKLRPDVKFSDGTPFNAAAVKKNFDAVLANGKRHDWLAFIRQIKETQVIDDNTFKLVLKEAYYPVLQELALIRPIRFLAPAQFPDNGNTGEGIKKPIGTGPWVLSEYKQGEVAVFVRNEHYWGAKPKVDKLVVKIIPDSESRVVAFEKKELDLIYGSGSISMDAFKQLQQSGKYETQLSEPLATRVLAVNSNKGATRALKVRQALQHAVNKDAFVKGVLFGTERKADTLLAANFPYCNLGLKPYEYSEAQAKALLEEAGWQEVPGKEFREKDGEVLELEVCFVSTDAIQKSVAEVLQGDLRKIGIKVKLTGEEEGAISERQKNGNFNLIYSDTWGAPYDPHSLVGSMREPAHADYQAQAGLPMKAEIDRLASDVLVSTDEGKRQEMYKQIFTTLHEQAVYLPLSYLTNIVVYPKNVTGVTFMGSQYEIPFVTMDIQ from the coding sequence ATGACAGTGAAAGTAAAACAGTTTCATAGGTTTAAAAAATATGCGGCATTATTGATTGCCCTGGTCCTTTTGGTTACTCTGGCGGCTGGCTGTGGTTCCCAGTCAAGTCAGTCGCCGGCCAAAGAGAAAGTCTTAAATTTTTCCTGGGCGAAGGATATCGGTCCCTTAAATCCGCACATGTACAATCCAAATCAGATGTTTGCCCAGGCTTTGGTTTATGAACCGTTAGTACAGTACAGCGCCGACGGCAAAATTATTCCCTGGCTGGCCGAAAGCTGGACAATTTCGCCGGACGGCAAAGAGTACATATTTAAGTTGCGCCCGGATGTAAAGTTCTCTGACGGCACGCCGTTTAACGCCGCCGCTGTCAAGAAAAATTTTGACGCCGTGCTGGCCAATGGCAAGCGGCATGACTGGCTGGCGTTTATCAGGCAGATCAAGGAAACACAGGTTATTGACGACAACACCTTCAAGCTGGTGCTAAAAGAGGCCTATTATCCTGTACTGCAGGAGCTGGCCCTTATCCGGCCTATCCGCTTTTTGGCGCCGGCCCAGTTTCCCGATAACGGCAATACCGGCGAAGGCATCAAAAAACCGATTGGCACGGGACCCTGGGTGCTGAGCGAGTATAAACAGGGTGAAGTGGCGGTATTTGTCCGCAATGAGCATTACTGGGGAGCCAAGCCCAAAGTTGATAAGCTGGTCGTAAAAATCATTCCTGACAGTGAATCCCGGGTGGTTGCTTTCGAAAAGAAAGAACTTGATCTGATCTACGGCAGCGGCAGCATCAGCATGGATGCCTTCAAGCAACTGCAGCAATCCGGCAAGTATGAAACCCAATTATCCGAACCGCTGGCAACCCGGGTTCTCGCCGTCAATTCCAACAAAGGCGCGACCAGGGCCCTCAAGGTCCGCCAGGCCCTCCAGCATGCTGTCAACAAAGATGCCTTTGTTAAGGGTGTCCTCTTCGGCACCGAGCGCAAGGCTGATACGTTGCTGGCCGCCAACTTTCCGTACTGCAATCTGGGCTTAAAGCCTTATGAATACAGCGAAGCCCAGGCTAAAGCCCTGCTTGAGGAAGCCGGCTGGCAGGAAGTCCCGGGGAAAGAGTTCCGGGAAAAAGACGGTGAGGTGCTTGAACTGGAAGTCTGTTTTGTCAGCACGGATGCTATCCAGAAATCAGTTGCCGAAGTATTACAGGGAGACTTGAGAAAAATCGGCATAAAAGTTAAGCTTACCGGCGAGGAAGAAGGGGCAATCAGCGAGCGGCAGAAGAACGGCAACTTTAATCTGATTTACAGCGATACCTGGGGCGCTCCCTATGACCCGCATTCGCTGGTGGGATCGATGCGCGAACCGGCTCATGCCGATTACCAGGCCCAGGCGGGGCTGCCGATGAAAGCGGAAATTGACCGGCTGGCTTCTGACGTGCTTGTGAGCACAGATGAGGGTAAACGCCAGGAAATGTATAAGCAAATTTTTACAACGCTCCATGAGCAGGCCGTATATTTGCCGTTGTCCTATCTGACCAATATTGTCGTATATCCTAAGAATGTAACCGGTGTTACCTTTATGGGCAGCCAGTATGAAATACCTTTTGTAACTATGGATATTCAGTAA
- a CDS encoding type II toxin-antitoxin system HicB family antitoxin, with translation MKSLNDYLELAYPFSVRPLSEEDGGGWIVEFPDLKGCIGTGDSIEEALKDAMAAKEAWIEATLSFGREVPEPNAAAEFNGKLLLRTTKSIHRWIVEEADAEGTSANQFINYILSMEKGRRNQKRI, from the coding sequence TTGAAAAGTTTGAATGATTATTTAGAATTAGCATATCCCTTTTCAGTACGACCTTTAAGCGAAGAGGACGGCGGTGGCTGGATTGTTGAATTTCCGGATTTAAAAGGCTGCATTGGGACCGGTGATAGCATAGAGGAAGCACTGAAGGATGCTATGGCCGCTAAAGAAGCATGGATAGAAGCAACGTTGTCTTTTGGTAGGGAAGTTCCCGAACCTAACGCAGCAGCGGAATTTAATGGTAAGCTATTATTACGAACAACTAAAAGCATTCACCGGTGGATCGTTGAGGAAGCCGATGCTGAAGGCACTAGTGCTAATCAATTTATTAATTATATATTAAGTATGGAGAAAGGCCGAAGAAATCAAAAACGGATCTGA
- a CDS encoding toxin HicA — MTQKEKLAAKIKNNPRNVSFDDLHKFLEMNGATWWEGGRKSHRVYNLNGQSLSIPRDKPVKAVYVKMAIELVEGKGE, encoded by the coding sequence GTGACTCAGAAAGAGAAGTTGGCGGCAAAAATTAAAAATAACCCGCGCAATGTAAGCTTCGATGACTTGCATAAATTTTTAGAAATGAATGGGGCTACCTGGTGGGAAGGTGGTCGAAAAAGTCACCGGGTATATAATTTAAATGGTCAAAGTTTATCTATACCAAGAGATAAACCAGTAAAGGCGGTATATGTAAAAATGGCTATTGAACTGGTTGAAGGTAAAGGGGAGTAA
- the cas2 gene encoding CRISPR-associated endonuclease Cas2: MQNSVLEGEISDANYTKLTMELNKIIENEEDSVIIYNLRTTKYSTRQFLGHERASTSTII; the protein is encoded by the coding sequence GTGCAAAATTCAGTTTTAGAGGGAGAGATTTCGGACGCGAACTATACTAAGCTGACTATGGAACTGAACAAAATTATTGAGAACGAAGAGGATTCGGTGATTATTTACAATCTGCGGACGACCAAGTATTCAACGAGGCAATTTCTCGGGCACGAGCGGGCCAGTACGAGTACTATTATTTGA
- a CDS encoding AbrB/MazE/SpoVT family DNA-binding domain-containing protein, whose protein sequence is MAAAKGQVTIPKTIRELLNLNEGDRVAFIEDDGKVMITKANLIALRELQDALSKEAQEKGITEEKFLNELEVVQEEMWSERKK, encoded by the coding sequence GTGGCCGCAGCTAAAGGACAGGTAACGATTCCGAAAACAATTCGGGAATTATTAAACTTAAATGAGGGTGATCGGGTTGCCTTTATAGAAGACGATGGCAAAGTGATGATTACTAAGGCCAACTTAATTGCCTTACGCGAACTACAAGATGCCCTAAGTAAAGAGGCTCAGGAGAAAGGCATTACCGAAGAAAAGTTTTTAAATGAATTGGAAGTGGTTCAAGAGGAAATGTGGAGTGAACGAAAAAAATAA
- a CDS encoding FmdE family protein: MYSNYPADYQKAIEFHGHCCPGLAIGYLASKLALEHLKVERAVDEELVAIVECDACGIDAVQSLLGCTIGKGNLIFKDHGKQAYTIGNRQTGQAVRVVMTGEIAPLSREQEEIRNAVFGGSATPEQETAWRELQQQRVESMLTTPPEKLFKVREVDLELPSEAKIFGSVICEYCGEKIMEARARLKNGKIACLACTEEYTRGW; encoded by the coding sequence ATGTATTCAAACTATCCTGCCGACTACCAAAAGGCTATCGAGTTCCATGGTCACTGCTGCCCGGGGCTGGCAATCGGTTATCTCGCGTCCAAACTGGCCCTTGAGCACTTAAAGGTTGAGCGGGCAGTTGACGAAGAGCTGGTTGCCATTGTGGAATGCGACGCCTGCGGTATTGACGCCGTTCAGTCGCTTTTAGGCTGCACCATTGGCAAAGGCAACCTGATTTTCAAAGATCACGGCAAGCAGGCTTACACCATTGGCAACCGTCAGACGGGACAAGCGGTTCGAGTTGTTATGACCGGCGAAATTGCCCCCTTGTCCAGGGAACAGGAAGAAATCCGCAATGCGGTATTCGGCGGCAGCGCCACCCCGGAACAGGAAACCGCCTGGCGTGAACTGCAGCAGCAAAGGGTGGAAAGCATGCTGACTACTCCGCCGGAAAAACTGTTCAAAGTCCGGGAAGTTGATCTCGAATTACCGTCGGAAGCCAAGATTTTTGGTTCGGTTATCTGTGAATACTGCGGTGAAAAAATAATGGAAGCCCGCGCCCGCCTCAAAAACGGCAAAATTGCCTGCCTGGCCTGCACCGAAGAATATACCCGGGGGTGGTAA
- a CDS encoding class I SAM-dependent methyltransferase, whose protein sequence is MEKNSTYFDRLAEQWDTTRMQDNGKITQLVKLIGLCPGNRVLDAGCGTGVLLPFVKKEIGSDGHITALDYSKNMIARAVSKYGDLGGINFLVCDIMDFVKDVGDAFYDAVICFNFFPHIQNKPRFFCCVWEMLKAEGSLIIMHDISRQTVNGIHQGSKAVENDLLPPGETVKDWLLKADYAVQLVIDSDDRYFVKAVKGDKR, encoded by the coding sequence ATGGAAAAGAATAGTACATATTTTGATCGCTTGGCAGAACAATGGGACACAACCAGAATGCAGGATAACGGGAAAATAACTCAATTGGTCAAGTTAATCGGACTTTGTCCGGGGAACAGAGTTTTGGATGCAGGCTGCGGAACCGGAGTTCTATTGCCTTTCGTAAAAAAAGAGATAGGTTCTGACGGCCATATTACTGCTTTGGATTATTCAAAAAACATGATTGCCCGGGCTGTATCCAAATACGGCGACTTGGGTGGAATTAATTTCCTGGTCTGCGACATTATGGATTTTGTTAAGGATGTTGGGGACGCTTTCTACGATGCCGTCATCTGTTTTAACTTTTTCCCGCACATCCAGAATAAGCCAAGATTTTTCTGTTGCGTATGGGAGATGCTGAAAGCTGAAGGCAGTCTTATTATCATGCATGATATATCCCGCCAGACGGTAAATGGCATTCATCAAGGCAGCAAGGCGGTTGAAAACGATTTGCTGCCGCCGGGAGAAACGGTGAAAGACTGGCTTCTCAAGGCGGATTATGCGGTACAGTTGGTGATTGACAGCGATGACCGGTATTTTGTTAAGGCAGTAAAAGGCGATAAGCGGTAA
- a CDS encoding redox-sensing transcriptional repressor Rex, with protein MKARSGISKLTINRMVIYYNTLKNMLEEGVEIFISTELGRRTGIGPSLIRRDLCNFGDFGTRGMGYRVESLMEWIGAILGYDAIWNIAVVGEGLPSLVLSHYYNFLPPGFQIKAAFDLDDRYHNLVLPDLGLAIEGLEKLNTTIRKKKITIGLVVTGPQDAQPVTNRLIEAGISGIANFSPVPVMVPDNIALTQINLSTYLSQLSYDLSDLSPEGSPQRMDGNERRYALG; from the coding sequence ATGAAAGCGCGGAGTGGGATTTCCAAACTGACGATCAATAGAATGGTGATATATTATAATACTTTAAAGAACATGTTAGAGGAAGGAGTGGAAATTTTTATTTCTACGGAACTAGGGCGGCGAACCGGCATTGGTCCCTCACTTATTCGCAGAGACTTATGCAATTTCGGGGATTTTGGAACTAGAGGGATGGGTTACCGGGTTGAGTCTTTGATGGAGTGGATCGGAGCCATTTTGGGATACGACGCCATTTGGAACATTGCAGTTGTCGGGGAAGGCTTGCCTTCCCTGGTATTAAGCCACTATTACAACTTTTTGCCGCCGGGTTTCCAAATTAAAGCTGCTTTCGACTTGGATGACCGGTATCATAATCTGGTGTTGCCGGACTTAGGCCTGGCGATTGAAGGCCTGGAAAAACTGAATACCACTATCCGCAAGAAAAAAATAACGATTGGTCTCGTCGTTACCGGTCCGCAAGATGCTCAACCTGTTACCAACCGGTTAATTGAGGCAGGAATCAGCGGCATAGCCAATTTTTCTCCGGTTCCGGTCATGGTGCCGGATAATATAGCATTGACGCAGATCAATCTGAGCACCTATCTCAGCCAGCTTTCTTATGATCTAAGCGACTTGTCACCTGAGGGATCGCCCCAAAGAATGGACGGAAATGAACGGCGTTATGCTTTAGGATAA
- a CDS encoding TroA family protein, giving the protein MVVKTISSNSKAMGEGFTDKTAVQAVYDGIISRTGWNELAAVKNNKVLLLAQNIGTTPEGSIIGMLYMAKTMYPDKFADIDPYEVYKQMEKEFFNIDPKGIIVFP; this is encoded by the coding sequence GTGGTTGTAAAGACCATTTCCAGCAATAGTAAGGCAATGGGAGAGGGCTTTACAGACAAGACCGCGGTGCAGGCTGTTTATGACGGCATAATCTCCCGGACCGGCTGGAATGAGTTAGCGGCGGTTAAAAACAATAAAGTATTGTTATTGGCGCAGAATATTGGCACCACTCCGGAGGGAAGCATTATCGGCATGCTTTATATGGCCAAAACCATGTATCCGGATAAATTTGCGGATATTGACCCTTATGAGGTATATAAACAGATGGAAAAGGAATTTTTTAATATTGATCCAAAGGGAATTATCGTGTTTCCTTAA